The Leishmania infantum JPCM5 genome chromosome 28 sequence GCGGgcagccaccacctccgcatcTGTCTCGTCCTCGATACGTGCACGCGGTGGTCGTAGCGATCcaagcaccagcggcagtgcGCAACGTCGCGGCCGAGGGAGCAGTGGTGGCTCGCGGGCCTCCGCAGCGGTTACACTGCGCAGTGACGGACAGTTGTGTGACTACCGCTGGTTCACCGCGCGTGGGCGCCGCTGTTTTGTCTACGACGGCCGCACGTACAAAGGCTCTAGCGCCCATCGAATGTGGGAGAAGGTCAagggggcggcgcggcagcgtggtgtgttgccgccgcagcaagccgcggcggcgtcgcgcacaTCGCATGCACCACGTGCTCGCGGAAGAGCAGATGCCAGCGTTGCCCACTCAATAGCAGCGGTGCACGCTACTGTGCCGCGTGTGCACCAGGCGtccgctcgcgcgcgctccgCAGCTGAGCACGTTCTCCCACAGCAAACAAAACGGAGGTCGACCGCGGTATCCCCAGGACTGGTCGACGACGCGACCCGCACCGGGGCTCTCGCTACTTCACAGTTGTCGGGGGAATGGCGCACCCTGATGGAGGAGCTTGGTATGATGCCAGATGACGACAGGGGTGCGATGGCAAGCGGCAGAGAAGGGTGCCTCTTCAAAGTAGCGGGTGGAACGCAGCCTCCGGATGGTGCCGGATCGATCAGGCCGCCCTGCGCTCCACCGTGCCGTGCTAACCTCTCCGCGAGCAACGCAGCCACGGAGGATGTGATTGAAATCAGCGACAGTAACTCGACCAGCAACGACACGGACGGCTCTGACTCCGACACTTCTAGCACTCTGTCATCGACAGTGTCGCCCACTGGGGTgagcgacgacgctgaccGTGGGCAGCGTAAGGGCAACACTGTTGCGGCTGGTGCCCCACTGCAGTGGCCCGCCACGTCCTACTTTAGCGACGCGAGCAGTGTGTGGTCTTCTGCGTCATCCTCCACGACGTCACCTGCTcggccgccatcgtcgaCGTCGAGCAGCTCGCCGAGGCGGAAGCGAGGAAAGCAAGAGCGGTGCACGAAGCACCCTGTagccagcaccaccaccactggtGCGCCGGCACGCCTTCGCAGATATCACGGGGTGCAGGTGGTGGAGCAGGACGGGTGGGTATACCCGGTGGATGTGTAcgcatcgcagcagcagcaacagggGCGGGAAGGTGGACAagtgagagagacagcacCAGGCATAGCTTCTCATGGTGCCACTCTACCAGCTTCGATCGGGAACCGCACCGGTGTTAGCGGTGGCCGGCCGTCAGTGCCCTGTGGTGTCGATGACCTGCCCTTGGCTGATCTCTACAGAGAGGCGGTGACTACGCAAAGCAATGTGGCCCTCCCCCCACAACTCTCTGCTCccgcgctgctggctgtACCCTTACCGTCTTCCAAGGCGTCTGCGGGGCTGTCTGTAGTGAGTgggagcggcgcagctgtccCGGTGCGATCTGCCGCTGTTTCAAGCGCGGCTCAGGGACGCCTTCTGAGCAGTTCCGTCGCACTCCAAAGCAACGTTGGTAGGGGTTGCGTCTCCGCGTTCTTGGGTGCTGATGACAACCTCGACGACTTCAATACCGCAGACCTTGCCGACATGTTCGTCACGGGAGAAGAAATCGGCGGGCTCCGCTACGATGGCTGAACACGAATGAAGGTGAACCGTTCATCGCTCTCTCCAAGGCGGCCTGCCTCCCTTTCCGAGAGGGCGCCGCCTACGCCCACGAATGGAGTGCCCGACACTGGGAGCGACACTGGCACGAAAAGTAAacgcaagaaaaaaagggaggcTGAGGATGGTCTGCACGGGGACGCTGTGAGGCTCATAGTGAGCGGAAACCTATTGAGGGTGGACTCACTGACGGTGCGCGCGGTTCATGTGCAGGGGACGCAGCCTTTCCTCTACCGACGCACTGCCACCGCAACCTTACACGCTTTTTCCATGATTGCTAAGGACCGCTGCGCAGAGCAGGTCGTCACTCACTGTGCTGGAGAGGACACACTTGCGGTGGCTCTCGTGTCAGTCGCGTCGTGCAAGGTGCGATGCTAAGCGGTCTAGTGAAGTGATGCCATCCGTGACTATTGCTGCATTTTCATCCCTATTTCCTTTTTTACCTGTTgctgccccctctccctcccccctctctctatcttcACGAGGCCAGCTTCTTTCAACTTCCTTTGCGTCCTCTCAGCCGCCACATTCGGACGTCATCAAAGACGTTCACACCCTCGGGCATCCccaagacacacacgcagggggaagagggaagggggggggcacagaCGCCTGCGCCCACGCCCCTTCTTGCaattttttttgtttgccgTGCGAAGGCACCCTTCTTGTGCCTGCGCATCTCGTACAAGATGAGCATTTCCGCCACGGCGCCAGTGGGCAAGTGGGTGATTGTGCGCTCCGATCGCCTTGTCCTGTCGGTAGACAAGACCGACCACGTGTACGTTGTTGGACGTGGGCGGCAACTGCCATCTGCTCAGCTGCTGTCGCACAAGTACGCGTCGCGGGAGCAcctggcggtggtgtggcaCCCCCCTCACCTCTACATGATCCAAGAGGGGAAGAACCCCTCCTTTCTGGGTGCAAGTTGCACACCCGTGCCTCGGTTGaatgacgccgctgccgtcgagtCAGACGAGAGCGCTCCGTCCTtgtggcagcgcgcgccaGTGAGGTTTAGTGCAACGGCCGCCGCGAAGGAGGCCACAGCGCACCAGAGCGCAGGCGGCATCATCACGGTCGACGTTCCTCTGTGTGACCCACTGACGGTCACGCAGGCGCCTGATCGCCATGCGATCGACGCGGCGACCGTGCACTTCCCCGAGGAACTCGCTCTGCCAACGCTGACGGTCCGTTTTGAAGGAACGGAAGTCGCCCGCGAGGATGctacagcggcagcgacaacaAGGACAACCGCGGAGATGCTCGCTGTGCCGTCGGTCAGGGCCCTCGGCGGGGGTGACGATGATAACGATGAGCTTAGTGACGAGGAGAGGAAAGCGAGCCGGCCCTCTAATGGACGGACCGGgggcggcgaaggcgcggcggcggccaatGGGAGTGGGAAGCCGGGGTGGCGTGGGCTGCTGGATGTGGCGCttcaacagcagcagcagcaagacaTGTCGGACTCATCACCGGCAGCGCAGGTAAAGGAAGCTCGATCGGAGTCACAGCGTTCTCTTGGAGCTGTCGCGCCATCTGCGCAGGCCCCGTTTGGCAGCGCATCGGAGAAGGCACCTGCACCAGCCTGTGCTGATCCTGCGCCACACAAGCTGGGGATTTGGGAGTGGAAGAACCACATAGAAGGTAAGGGCAGTGACCCCATGCCGTGGCGCAAGTACAACCTcgccgtggcagcgctgctggagaaggcgtaTCAAGACACCTCGCTTGCAAAGATCAAGATCCCTGACTCGGCCATGTTTGGCAAGCCGGATGCGAAGGGATACACGTACGGCGTGTGCTTCGCGGAGAAGGCGCTCGACGGGGCGATGATCCAGTATTCCCTAAAGGAGCCCAGCAAGTTCTGCGTGATTCGTCGCACTGGCGGTCCTCCAGTGGACCGGAAGCGCgcgaagaaggcgcacgTCAttgcgtcgccgccatcgtcagAAGATAGCGAGAGCAACAGCGAGGATAGCTGCAGCGATGACTCTGAAGCGGAGGAAAGTGCGAtctcctcttccttgtcTATCAACAGCAGCACTAGTAGCGACGGAACGCCCCCAAAGAAGAGGCGGCGTCCCTACTAGGCGCCCGAGCCACGTGCGCATGTATGAGCACGCGCCAGCCTCTGTATAGCGAGCAAGAGACTTCTTGgcgcgccctctctcccccctccccgctctcCCACACCACCGGTCACTGGGCGGCGCACATTTCGCTGTGTTCAACGTGGGTTCTCCgtggacgtgtgcgtgtggttgTGCGTACCCCTTTGCTGACCAGGCAGACGTGTGGTGCAGTGGCTCCCTGTGATCGATGTGCGTTGCGTCTGGATTAAGCTTTCGTTTGTTAGACTGTTGCCGTTATGCTTTACCGGCGGCTTCTCttcacctccccctcccttctgaAGAGGTTCACAGATGAGGACAAGAAAGCAGCTGGTCAGAGGAcactggtggtggtggggagatCGTGTATGGCGTGGAGGCAGGATAAAGGGCAGCCAACCCGTTCTCCGAACGCGTAGAGGTGGTGGCAGAGACGGCCATtgcacaccctcctccccatgCCGCCTCTTCTACTCGTTTTACTCTACGCGCGCGTAACATCGGGCGGCCACGTGTATGCTGACATGTCTGTCCTCCTCGCGTCACGCTTGAGCTTTCCTTGCCCTGTGTCACCTCTTCGTTTCTTTGGCTGGTCATGGAGGCCATCGAGCTGGCCATGCCAACTAAAAGCGTGAAGCACGCCCATCCTGTACTTCATTTTTGCCAGAGAAGCATAgtgccggcgtcgtcgtcatgGCGTTGTTCTCCGGCGTGTCTTTCAAGGTGGCGACGTGGCGGCTTTCCCATGACGCCTCTCCGAAGCTGCCGCACACCAACGACTTTTTCCAGGTTGGACGACACACACGACATGCTGCTCTGTTAGCTgccctcctcggcctccctctttttcttacCCTCTTCCTCAGCAGGTGACTCCTTCGATCTTGGAGTCCTGCAACCGGATTGACGGCAATGCTTGATGATCTGAACTTCTCtcccgcaccccccccctcgacATCCATATCTATTCTGCTCCACGCGCCTGGGCCCTACCTCCCTGCCTTACCCTCCGCCGCCCCGGTGTTGACTACAGTGGTGTCCGTTATACGTCCTCCACGCGCTACGGTCATTTTCTTAAGCCCTGACTGTAGAGACGCTGCACGTTGAGGCCGGATGGCAGCCCTTTTTCAAGTCACGGCACGCCGGGTCAGCACCCCGGCTGGCATCGCACCATGCCAGCTTGGGGAGTCCCCCACCTGGGACGAGGCGCACCAAGCTCTGTGGTGGGTCGACATCCTTGGCGAGGCCCTGTACGTTGGCCAGCCGGCGCCAGGCAGCATGTGTGATTTCGACCGCGtcgccgtgctgccgctaCCCGGGCACCGCCCTGGGTTCATCGTGCACACCGCTCCAGGAGATGCCTCTGGCACGGGAAAGCCAGGggcgcacagcgccgctccGTACCATGCCGTGTGGGGCTCGCAGAAGGGGCTGTACTACACCTCATATTCTACAACTTTGCCGTGGCGCATCTCGGGACAGACGTGCCGGCCGCCCAAGCTGCGCGCCTTGACGCCGGTATCGCACTATCAGATAGCCCGCTTTCCTCAGTCGCTTTTTCAACTACAGGGGGGCCGTGCCTACCGCTTCAACGACGGCAAAGTCGGGCCGGACAACTCTCTTtggtgcggcggcatcatGGAGCGCACAGACAGCTTTCCTAGGCGCGACCTGGGGTGTGGCTCCCTGATGCGGTGGGTCGCCGAAAGCCCCGCAAAGGCattgtcctcctcctcgccctccgtcACGAGTAATGGCTTTTCGGTTGAGGTGCCTAACGTGACCGTGTCGAACGGGATAGGGTGGTCCCCGGCTGGGGATGTCTTGTACCACGTTGACACGCCTGCCGCCGTGATTCGTGCATACCCGTACCAAGCTGTGCCCCCTGCGGACGGTCCCGAAAggggccaccaccacgaagGCAGGACAAGGGATGCGGGGTACGTGTACTGGGCGCTGCCCAGTTCCCTGAGAGAGCGGGGTGCCACGCTTGACGGGCTGTGCGTGGACGCGTCGGGGGCGGTgtgggtggcgctggcgggcATCGGCGAGGTGGTGCGCCTGCAGGACCGCAATGTCGGCGCCACAGTTGCTGAGCGGATTGCTATTACGGGCGTTGTCAAGCTGCCGGAGGTAGCACTGTGCACGAGCTGCTGTTTTGGCGACGCCGACCTCACCACGCTCTACATCACCACCGCGCGTGGCACctcgaaggaggcggcggcgtcctgCAAGCAGGAGGGCGCAGGATGGATTTATGCGGCAAACATGAAAGGAATTGCGAAGGGCATGCCTGCCTCGCGGCTACGCCTGCCCGAGTCCAGTCTGTCATCTCTGCAACAGCATCACCTGTAGCGCGTGTATGGGGCTGCGCGCATGCAGCCGTCGTTTCtccacacaggcacgcgtgcCTTCCCCCGTCATGCTTGTTTCGTGATGGGCACATGTCGAATGCCAACTGTACTTCTatgctctctccctctatTTGGATGACGCTCGCACAGTGGTGCGTGGCCGTAGCTCAAGTCCACAAGAAGAGTTCACTGaacacaagcacgcacgtaTCGCCAAGCTCCGAACTGTGACGAAGGGAGGCGCTGTCATGGTCGTTTCCGTGAAGGCTCACAGACTTTCACAGAGGGTGATTTCGTCTCAACTGTGCTCTCAAGGAATGCATGAGAGAAGAAATCGAGGTAGCCTTGCGTTAAGCctctcacccacccacccaccgccgccgattGCGCGCTAATCTGTAAGCAAAGAGAAGGGCTGCGTAGATGGTGATCCGCGCGCGTGCTATTGAGATGGCGATGCGCATCACAGTTGTGCTTCCGTCTGTTTCGAGTAtttcctttcttctttcCTCCCCTCGTTGCCCTTTGCCTACCACgaccactaccaccaccacacatgGATCTTGATGCTTGCGCGTCCACACGTGCCGTACATCGCTcgtgcccccctcccctcttggGCCCTCCCTGGTCACTTCGCGCAGGTGCCCTCATCTTTGACCTCTAAAGGAAGTGCGCctgctccccctctccccttgtGCTCATCCCCTCATCCTTTCCGTTTGGatttcgcgtgtgtgtgtgtgttggaggtgcgtgtgcgttttgGCGCTTTTGTTTCGCGCGTGCCCACCCCCTAACTGGCTGTGTGTTCCGGTTCCTCGAtcatcgccgcagcgcgtcgtctctctctctctctttctcgtctcTCGTTTGCTGTCCTTGACTCCTTTTTTCATCTTCCTCGCCCCTTCCACGCCTTCTTCTTGTCGAGTTCAGCGCCAGATCATTGGGGCCCTTCGTTTCCCAAGTTTTCAGCAAGTACTGTTGTGAAGGGGGACAAAAGGCGAACGACGGAAACAGCTGAACGGGGTCGTGTTAGACTCAAACaaaaaggcagagagagaacaagagacagagcaccgccgcgcctcAGAGGCAACGGGTCAAAAGGGGAACCAGTAAACAACACACAGCGGAATGCCAGGTGCGCACTTACGTGCTAAGTCGCGTTGGTAGTCTCcggtgtgtgcttgtgtgatTCTCAGCCgcccgcttctctctcccctccctcgcgcACGTTCTTTCTTGGCTTCTctacctccctcctctctttctccttttgTTTcggctttcttttccttATTGTAGTAGAGGTCGTTTCTCAGCCACTTCTCTCGGGTcttgtgcgcagcagcacacacgtccacacgcacacacctctctcctcctcccccctccccctccctctttctctctccgcaagcaaaaacaaaagTAAGCGTAAAGGCAACAAAAGGAAGGACGGAAAGACGGAAGAGGTGCACCACCCCGTTCACAGCGCACTCAGCAACGAACGGAAGAACAAAACAGCCGAGCCGCTCGTGCACTGTGCGCTAACCGCTGTCGCCTCTCTGCGTCTTGTAGCCGgcaagaaagagagaggcagcgacgacacTCCCCACACGTTTATATCTGGCCTCGTCGGCTAGTCcccaaccccctccctcgttcGACTGTAGCCATGTCTTTCCTCTACATTGTCGCCACGATGCTGTTCGCCCTGGCGGGCTATTTCTACTTCCAGCTGAACCGGCAGGCTTCCGGACGCTATGGCGCTGTGTCTGCCACCACCAATTCCAATGGCAAGAAGGCGCCTGGCGtgagcgacgccgctgccagcggcagTAACGCAGTTGCGAAGGATCAGCAGGAGGTCACTGTCCTGTTTGGATCGCAGACGGGCACGGCCGAGATGTTTGCCAAGACGCTGACCCGCGAGGGTACGAAGCTCGGCGTGCCTATCAAGGTGTGCGACCTCGACTGCTACGAGGCGTACAACATGGAGTGCGAGCGCCTGGTCATTCTAATCTGCGCCACCTACGGCGAGGGTGAGCCGACCGACACAATGAAGAACTTCCACGACTGGATGATGGACGAGTGCCGCTCGCCAGgggaggagctggcgaaTGTCAAGTACGCGGTGTTCGGCCTGGGTGATCGTCAGTACAAGTACTTCTGCGAGGAGGGTATCGTCATGGATCGCCGCTTCGAGGAGCTCGGGGCGCAGCGCATCTTTGGCCTTGGCTGCGGCGACTCGGGCAACGgacagctggaggagcagttCGATGAGTGGTGCAAGGACCTCTGGCCCGCTGTCGGGCGTGCGCTGAACATCACTATCAAGGAGAACTCGGAAGAACCTGTGGAGCCACAGTGCCGAGTCAAGTACtgggaggaggccgaggaaCCGCTCGCGTTCCCCAAAACGGCTTCCGTGCTGGAGCCGACGCAACGCCTGCCGGTGTGGGTGCCCATCATCCGCAacgaagagctgctgcgcaatgCCGAGGGGCACAGCACCCGCGCCATCGATTTCAGCATCAGCGACACCATCATCTCCTACCAAGCCGGCGATCACCTCGGCATCCTGCCGTGCAACCCGGACGAACTTGTCTCGCAGTACCTGCAGTCCCTCGGCATCTCAGACGAGGAGGCCGGCCGCGTCTTTTCCCTGCAGGACAAAAAGACCCTCAAGAACGTCCTCCCAGCTCGTGTGTCGATGCGCACGGCGCTCAAGTGGTACATCGACCTCACCGGGCCCCCGAAGAAATCGACGTTGCGTGCCTTTGCTCATTGCTGCACCGACCCCGTCCAGaaagaggagctgctgcgcattcTACGCGTGAACCAGGACGCACAGAAGGAGTTCGCGAAACTATGCGGTAAGCTGCGCACCATGCTAGGCTTCCTGCGCAAGTTCAACTCTGCCAAGGTGCCGCTGTCCTTTTTCCTCGAGCTCATGCCGCGCATTGCGCCCCGCTACTACTCTATCTCCTCCGACCTCCTTGCCACGCCGACCTTGGTGGGGACGACGGTCGGCATTGTCGATGGTGGACTGTGCACGAACATGCTTGCCAGGATGCAGGTGGGCGACAAGGTGCCCGTGTTTGTGCGTAAGTCCAACTTCCACCTCCCGATGCGGCACAAGGAGCGGCCGGTGGTAATGAttggcgccggcaccggtgTGGCGCCATTCATTGGTTTCATTGCACGCCGTGGGGTCTGGAAGCAGAAAGGTACTGAACTCGGCAAGTCTATCCTCTTCTTTGGCTGCCGCCGGCATGACGAGGATCACATCTTCGAGGACTACTGCACGGAGGCACTCCACGAAGGGGTCCTGTCGGCGCTGGTGACCGCGTACAGTCGCGACCAAGCCCACAAGGTGTATGTCCAGCACCGGCTGAGGGAGCGGGGGGCGGAGATATGGGAAATGTTGGAATCTGGCGCGAACGTCTACATCTGCGGTGACGCGAGGCGCATGGCCAAggacgtggaggcggagctcaAGCGCAttgtggaggtggagggcaaGATGCCGCGCGAGGCTGCTACCGAGTACATG is a genomic window containing:
- a CDS encoding putative p450 reductase gives rise to the protein MSFLYIVATMLFALAGYFYFQLNRQASGRYGAVSATTNSNGKKAPGVSDAAASGSNAVAKDQQEVTVLFGSQTGTAEMFAKTLTREGTKLGVPIKVCDLDCYEAYNMECERLVILICATYGEGEPTDTMKNFHDWMMDECRSPGEELANVKYAVFGLGDRQYKYFCEEGIVMDRRFEELGAQRIFGLGCGDSGNGQLEEQFDEWCKDLWPAVGRALNITIKENSEEPVEPQCRVKYWEEAEEPLAFPKTASVLEPTQRLPVWVPIIRNEELLRNAEGHSTRAIDFSISDTIISYQAGDHLGILPCNPDELVSQYLQSLGISDEEAGRVFSLQDKKTLKNVLPARVSMRTALKWYIDLTGPPKKSTLRAFAHCCTDPVQKEELLRILRVNQDAQKEFAKLCGKLRTMLGFLRKFNSAKVPLSFFLELMPRIAPRYYSISSDLLATPTLVGTTVGIVDGGLCTNMLARMQVGDKVPVFVRKSNFHLPMRHKERPVVMIGAGTGVAPFIGFIARRGVWKQKGTELGKSILFFGCRRHDEDHIFEDYCTEALHEGVLSALVTAYSRDQAHKVYVQHRLRERGAEIWEMLESGANVYICGDARRMAKDVEAELKRIVEVEGKMPREAATEYMNVMEKEGRYLKDVWSSTL